In Gossypium arboreum isolate Shixiya-1 chromosome 5, ASM2569848v2, whole genome shotgun sequence, a single genomic region encodes these proteins:
- the LOC108452642 gene encoding cyclin-D5-1-like: MICKMEGDASSCSLLCLENETFLKEKEESTDENYIAEYDEECVQMLFDREMSFGFKKSEPLVLCNYLKYARSEAITWILKTRAAFGFRCQTAYLSMIYFDRFLSIKSIAVSSLLFHIFKARDSIICSFCYCFIWVFIFRVKSHGQYNYCQLHVSH, encoded by the exons ATGATTTGTAAAATGGAAGGTGATGCTTCTTCGTGCAGTCTTCTTTGCTTAGAAAATGAGACttttttgaaagaaaaagaagagtcAACTGATGAGAATTACATTGCTGAATATGATGAAGAGTGTGTGCAGATGTTATTTGATAGAGAAATGAGTTTTGGGTTCAAGAAGAGTGAACCTTTGGTGCTTTGTAACTACCTCAAATATGCTCGTTCGGAAGCTATAACGTGGATTCTGAAA ACAAGAGCAGCATTTGGATTTCGTTGCCAAACAGCTTATTTGTCAATGATTTACTTCGATCGATTCCTTTCGATAAAGTCTATTGCTGTAAGCTCACTTCTCTTTCACATTTTCAAAGCTCGTGATTCCATAATATGTAGTTTTTGTTATTGTTTTATCTGGGTTTTTATTTTCAGAGTGAAAAGTCATGGGCAATACAATTATTGTCAATTGCATGTCTCTCATTAG
- the LOC128293248 gene encoding cyclin-D5-1-like, translated as MEHRPSVVAIAAILRTLNKKLTRKALECTMNSLSCEFLEIEDVFRCYNLMQKLDTSDELNIPKSENATHSSAIDAVDDCSSSGTVCAKRKRPAFNKNVSNSDQVTNEKRLSAGKMP; from the exons ATGGAACATCGGCCTTCTGTTGTTGCTATTGCTGCAATATTGAGGACATTGAATAAGAAACTAACAAGAAAAGCATTGGAGTGTACGATGAATTCCCTTTCTTGTGAATTTCTTGAAATT GAAGATGTGTTTAGGTGCTACAATTTGATGCAGAAACTAGACACGTCGGACGAACTTAATATACCAAAATCTGAAAATGCAACCCATTCGAGTGCAATCGATGCCGTGGACGATTGTTCAAGTTCCGGTACAGTTTGCGCCAAAAGAAAAAGGCCCGCATTCAATAAAAATGTGAGCAATAGTGACCAAGTAACCAATGAGAAGCGGCTCTCTGCTGGAAAAATGCCTTAA